From Pyrenophora tritici-repentis strain M4 chromosome 1, whole genome shotgun sequence, the proteins below share one genomic window:
- a CDS encoding Hexokinase, with translation MALNEAPNAAHAIDTLTGFINTKTLLGLAHRFSATYTDLARTSTEHFLVTPVTALPTGKEKGRFLSIDVGGTNLRVGFVELIGEPDGSAESERERSSTVGENVFAQIRRSHDRNWPIGDHLKMDQAEDLFAWIGDCIAEVIRGALEEEKAGEEVRLPLGDEILLGITFSFPMAQTRLSEATLLPMGKGFAITSDLNLGKMLLAGYARHCEVGHASGKQPLPKIQVAAITNDTVATFASLAYAVKASPNSRVAMGLIVGTGTNATVPMKPSSLHPTKREALQNPDAVETVVINTEWTIRGTDKPLIEFNIKTPWDLTLDANSDAPGFQPFEYMTSGRYLGEIVRLVFLDIVSGEADAEIPPSLQQKNALPTRFLSEFIARKGGRIVQGELESRYPEPNSSGDPFWTVDRVEMIRDIAEAVQQRSSALVAAACVGLLNCVGDVALDESPKSSNGTHTKGKRDIEELVIAYAGGTISQYPKWLQTCQQWIDILVEEGSSKNASKQVTLKEAKDGGIIGAGVLAGMAGEIA, from the exons GACATTGCTCGGTTTAGCGCATCGCTTTTCGGCCACATATACCGATCTTGCCAGGACCTCGACTGAGCATTTTCTCGTCACTCCAGTCACGGCATTACCCACAGGGAAAGAGAAGGGCAGATTTCTGAGCATCGATGTTGGTGGCACCAACCTAAGAGTCGGATTTGTTGAGCTAATCGGAGAGCCAGATGGCAGTGCTGAGAGTGAGCGTGAGCGGAGCAGTACTGTGGGCGAAAATGTCTTTGCTCAGATAAGGAGGAGCCATGACAGGAACTGGCCGATTGGAGATCACCTGAAGATGGATCAGGCTGAGGATTTGTTCGCGTGGATCGGTGACTGCATCGCTGAGGTCATCAGGGGTGCTCTTGAGGAAGAGAAGGCGGGGGAGGAGGTCAGATTACCCTTGGGTGATGAGATCCTGCTTGGCATCACCTTTAGTTTTCCAATGGC TCAAACCCGTCTCTCAGAAGCTACTCTGCTGCCAATGGGTAAGGGCTTCGCCATTACCTCTGATTTAAATCTAGGCAAAATGCTTCTTGCTGGCTACGCCCGACACTGTGAGGTCGGACATGCTTCAGGCAAGCAACCATTACCAAAAATACAGgtcgccgccatcaccaaTGATACCGTAGCCACATTTGCATCTCTCGCATACGCAGTCAAAGCATCTCCCAATAGCCGCGTCGCCATGGGTCTTATTGTCGGCACAGGTACCAATGCAACTGTACCCATGAAGCCATCCAGCCTGCATCCGACCAAAAGAGAAGCTCTTCAAAATCCTGATGCTGTTGAAACCGTTGTCATTAACACCGAGTGGACGATCCGCGGCACTGACAAGCCACTGATCGAGTTCAACATCAAGACGCCCTGGGATCTCACGCTTGACGCCAATAGTGATGCACCTGGTTTTCAACCGTTTGAATACATGACGTCTGGCCGGTATCTCGGCGAAATTGTACGCTTGGTGTTCCTAGATATCGTTTCCGGAGAAGCAGATGCCGAGATCCCACCATCATTACAACAGAAGAACGCCCTACCGACACGTTTCCTTTCGGAATTCATTGCGCGGAAAGGTGGCCGCATCGTTCAAGGAGAGCTGGAAAGCAGATATCCCGAGCCAAACTCCTCTGGGGACCCTTTCTGGACAGTAGATCGAGTGGAGATGATACGGGACATTGCCGAGGCTGTTCAGCAGCGATCTTCGGCGCTGGTTGCTGCTGCCTGTGTCGGGCTGCTGAATTGTGTAGGTGATGTTGCACTAGACGAGTCGCCAAAGTCCAGTAATGGTACACACACCAAGGGCAAGCGGGATATCGAAGAGCTTGTGATTGCATATGCGGGTGGGACCATATCACAATATCCAAAGTGGCTTCAGACATGCCAACAGTGGATAGACATTCTGGTCGAGGAGGGCTCGTCAAAAAATGCATCAAAGCAAGTTACGCTCAAGGAGGCCAAGGATGGGGGCATTATTGGCGCCGGAGTGCTTGCGGGTATGGCGGGTGAAATTGCGTGA
- a CDS encoding POP5, RNase P-RNase MRP subunit POP5, translated as MVRVKNRYLVVNFLYPEPLAKNKTQQLPHVVQMHSPTPDALKQGIIIRMIRDGVEDLFGDYGSGMVASGLKVNYYSPSTSTAIIRCPRDHYEMVWAALTYITHLPKPINIPVVVRVVRVSGTIRKAEEEVIRRSQHIVKRAKAWDGAGELPMLQSVAKSVDNQRKSESEVLAAVDDGSESEGMSE; from the exons ATGGTGCGCGTCAAGAATCGCTACTTGGTAGTCAACTTCCTATACCCGGAGCCTCTTGCAAAGAACAAGACGCAGCAACTGCCTCATGTCGTGCAAATGCACTCCCCGACGCCAGATGCGCTCAAGCAGGGTATCATTATCCGCATGATACGCGATGGTGTCGAAGACCTCTTTGGCGACTATGGCTCGGGCATGGTAGCCTCGGGTCTGAAAG TCAATTACTACTCCCCGTCCACCAGTACAGCTATTATCCGCTGTCCGCGCGACCACTACGAGATGGTGTGGGCGGCTCTCACGTACATCACGCACCTCCCGAAGCCCATAAATATACCAGTCGTGGTACGAGTGGTTCGGGTCAGCGGTACGATTAGGAAGGCAGAGGAAGAAGTTATACGCAGGTCACAACATATTGTTAAGAGAGCAAAGGCTTGGGATGGGGCAGGCGAGTTGCCTATGCTGCAAAGTGTTGCAAAGTCAGTGGATAATCAGAGGAAGAGCGAAAGTGAGGTACTTGCCGCAGTTGATGATGGGAGCGAGAGTGAGGGTATGAGTGAATGA